Within Cucumis melo cultivar AY chromosome 4, USDA_Cmelo_AY_1.0, whole genome shotgun sequence, the genomic segment tttatttttcatttaaagTCCATAACGTTGCTTTCACTTATTACCGATAAGAACATCTTCCTTCCTGTCAAGATGCAGGTAGTTTTGAAGTCTTTTCATATAGGAGGACAAGTCATGCAAATAAACCAATAGTTTTATTGAGTGAAAACCTTGTACAATATTTGCACAGAAAGCTAAAAAAgaacttttattattattattattattattattattatttaatacacCACTCTGATGACTAGTTTGAGCCAAGTTACCCCCAAGCTTCAAATGTCTAGCCACGCCATGCTATTGCTGACCCCATTTCACCTCTATGTGTCGACCATTCACATAACTCAAATCTCACAGGTTTTGCTTTACCATTGTAGCTTGGCAGGAAAGTACTGCAACCAAAAATAACTTTTCCTGTTGAGTAAATGAAATGCActgaaaaagaaggaaaatacGGATTGCATTACTACGAGTGTGCTTACCTTCTCAATGAGAGAGAGATAGTATGGCTTCACTTTCTCAACGTTAACCCGAACTTTGCTCTTGCTGTAAAGGTCGTATTTGCTTCATGGgggaaaagtgaaaaaaaacaTTGATTCGGTTAGCTCAGAAACTTAAAAATTCATATCAGTTTCAAACTCTCAAGATGGTGGTGAAGAAGAATATTTTCATACTTGAATATGCGCAGCCACTTCAGGTTTTCAACATCCTCCTCATTCATCAAGTGTTTATATGCATCAGATCTATGTAATGCTGCAGAATCAAATATTTCCAATCAGCTTACTGGTTTCTTCATAGTTAAAATTCAATAAAACAAACACGTTTTCACAATTTCTTTTTAACTTACAGTAGAATGAGTGGTATCTGATGACAAAAAGTGCTGCAGAAGGTAAAGTAGTTTTATTCTCCTTTGCCACCTGAAAGTTCCATGTAATTACAAACTTTATCATCGTAGTTTAAGAACAACAACATTCAATACTGAAATACTCCGTAGAGGCAGGAGGAATACCAAATACATGTAGTCATCATGCCCCCACGACATCATTACATTGTCAAGTCCACAATTTGGTGAGTAAACTCCGTATTTAGTGTTATATGCAGGATTATAGTAATCAGGATTTTCCACAAAATACTGTAATTAAAGGTAGTAAAGTTAATGGTTATAAGAAAAGTAAACAGGTTGTTGGTTGGCACTTTAATTATAGAGAAATCAAGACCTTGTGGTGGACAATGGATTTATCAAAAGCACAACCCAAAGGGTAGGTGTCTCCTGCAAGTTGGTCCAGGGTATGATAACAATAATTAGCAAAGATACTTTATAAAATAAAAGACCCATGTACAGAATCATGTGATTGTCTATATGGTAGATTGAAGCTCATGTCTTACCCACAACCGCCCATTGAGGAAGACCACCAAAGCTTGGTAGGAGAAGCACCTTTCCGAGGTCTAAAAAGTAAAGACAGAAAAAAGTAGTAGAAATAAATAAGTCAAATGCTTGATCCAGACTAAAATGGATGAAATGCACATAAGTCAATGTCATACAATAAAGAAAATCAATtaatacaaaacaaaattttggtTCTATTCGAACTTTAAGTACCCAACCAAAGTCCAAAACATTTAAGAAATACAAGCACCAAAACGAATTGAAATAAGTACGAAAGTTAAAAGAACTCAAACATAAGTTAAAAAAACAGAGACAATGTTACAAACCATATTCTTTAACTGTAATAAAACCATAAGGATTACAAGCTCAACATATATTCACATAAGAAGGTCTTCGACTTAGGGAACACTTATGTTATGTAGGTAAATATCCTAAAAATACCTAAAAATTCTTTCCAACTTCAGCATCACATAAcatcttcaaaatatttttacaATATGTAGAAaactaaacaaatttaaattacTTTATGAAAAGGAGCCAAATTCTGAAATACATTATTAATAAGAAATACCATTTCCTTTAGTCTAATTTTAGACCCTAATTAGAACTATTGTCCATAATTGCTAATGTTCTCTTCAATTTCCCTCTAACCCAATGCTTGTTTTGTGTCTCTTTCTCAATCATGCACCAACAGTGAACAAATAGAATCACCCAATGCACTTCATTCATAATTTAGGCAGATTTAAGAAATTTGAGATTCTAAATAAGTAGAATTGAAGTAAAAATAGAATGATATGAGGGGAAAATGGGTGAAGAGTACCATGAATAAGAGCAGTCAAATGCAGCCAATCTTCATTAGGATAATCCTTTCTGATGGCTTCAGCAGTCTGCAACAAGTGTTGGATTTGAGGTTCATCTAAATCAGGATCGCTCTCATCAACTACGTCATTAAGAAGCTCGCAGCATTCCCAAATGCTCATCTCCACTCTGTTCAATTGGCCATACTCTTTTCTCATGTTCTTCACCTGCAAACACATTCCGCCATTTTCATTTAATTGGGAAAGAGGGAACTGGAAAAACGAATAAGCGGAGTTCActttaattagttaattaatggTAAAAGATTTGCTTACGAAATCGAAAGTTTGATTAATGTGATTGAGTTTGTAGAAACTCTCTACCCCTTCTTGCCTTTCGCTTTCCGCATCATAGTCCCTGTGTTTTTTAAATCATCAAATattatgaataataattattattctaatttaacttatttaattagccacttaaattttgttttcattttcatttaaattatgGTGAACtaatttagttttcatttttacatAATTTTATATTGTTATATCATTTGTagagaaattgtcaaaatattTTCCCTCACAAAATAAATTGTCCGTTTTGTCTCTGCtcattattctttaaaaaaaaccatttttagaattttacctaatcgtttttctttgttaaatttaaaatataatttaactattaaaatatatattttgactACCACCAATTAAATATGattattgtttttaattatttcaatacACTTTCTAAAAGTAATATAGtagtaaatttttattttatttttttttaaatcagaAGCATTAAttttttacttgtttttttCATTAATATCTACTTGAACttaaattctaattttcttGGGGGATAAATAAATTATCATAGTTTTCCATCATTGGCATGCATAGTTAGTCTCTACATCAAGAAAATAATTCGGGTAGCAAGTCATAAAACTTCTCTAATCTGTTTTGAATATTTGAGTTTCTATGTTTAAAAGATTCCTAATCTATTTGTCATTTTATAAGATTAGTTAGTTCTATTAATAACAATTCAgttttgttcaatttttttaaatagaaaaaacatgAAACTGGACAACATATACAAAAATGGAAGTTGATAGATATATTAAATAGAGAGGTAAAGAATTAAGAATATGTTTAGATACAATTTGAAGTTTAAAAACCAATAATATAGATCCGTTTAGTATCCAAAGACTTTATCACCTTTAAATGTTTTTATTACGTACCCTTTTTTaacaatgttttaaaaatacAGTTCATACAAACTTGTTTTAGTctttaaaactatttaataatCCAACTTTTACCTGCATTAAGATCAACTAGTCATCCTAAAAAATAAACtcgatttttttctttaagaaaataaaatcgTAGTAAAAGATATTCACgctattttgtaaatatttttaatattttaaaaatgtttcgattttaatttgatatatttaaaaatattgaaagtacgaatatatatacaaataaataaataaaaagaaaaaaaaaaaaatcaaacctaAATCCGTGACCAAAGGAATTGGCATAGGGCACCAAAAACCCTCCGTCCAAAACCAATTCCGACTCTTCATTAAATCCCTTCTCCTCCGCTGCAACTCCTAAAAATTCAAACTCATCGTCAATCGGAATCCGGTGACCTCAATTTAGATCTCCACGTGAatcaacaattttaaaaaataaataattatattaccaAACTCCGGGTTCTCAACGAGGAGGGTGACCGTCATGGTTGAACCGGGAGAGAGAAatgaaagggaaaagaaaaaaaccgagagagagagagagagagagagagagagagagagagaggagatggAGATATCTTAGCGGTGGTGGTGTGAAAATTAATTGGAGAAGGGAAATGTATTTATAATTGGCCGGAAAGCCCTTCCCTGAGAATTTTCAGGCTCCGAGTCCTTATTacgaaataacaaaaaaaattaaaaaagaaattaaagaattcATAATTGGgtttgattttgttattttgcaATTGATGAACTACTGAGATGcaaaatttgtatatttgttATCCTCAAAACTAAATTAGGGGAATAGTGAGTCTCTGGTGTGGCGTCAAAGTTGGGAATACGGAGATGAACACATTATTCCTTTTATTCATTATATCTCTTATTTGACCTTTTTATCCTAACTATTTTTAGCTCACTCActctcaaatatatatatatgtatatatcttccatcttctttcaatataataaaataaatatcatagtttatttatttatttattttatctaAAAATCATGATAGATACTATCTAAACTTCTATACTTTGCAAATTTGTTTAAAAGAATTTCATTTTTCATTAGTTGTTGTATTGTTTTACCCATTCCAATTTACCCAATTTTGAAACATCCGGATGTCTAAGttcattttcttgtttttcgttctgtttttgttttttttccctttgtGACGGAGAGAAGAGGTTTTTCCATTACAACTTTTGTTAAtatattatctatttttgaacaTAAATAGATTAGACCAAAAAGAAAAGCACATATTTAGTGGTTCATCTTCTTTTTTGGGgctctttttgttttttatttttaacctTTTTCTTACGGTTAGTTTTTgaacttttcctttctttcacacttttccttttcttttttcttttaattttttaaaataacaaaatatatttataaaatatatcaaaattcaTCCGACCCTCTCTAAgttatttgagttttttttgctatatttttataaatagttttaattttttttctctatgaCAATTTCCTCCTTTTTGAATCATGGTTCTCATGTTTTCGGTGTAAAGCTAAggttaaattaatttaaaaaatgtctacTAATTTTACATTTTGTGTCAAAAAATTTCGTAAAGTTTTAGaagttttaaaaatacttttaaactttcaaaattaaaattaaaaaaattaaaaataaagtaaaattaaaaataaattatcttatattattttattttagataaatttCAAAATCCATGATTAagtatatttaaatattttaaaatttagattttacctgcaattttaaaattaaaatttagattcgAAATACATGTCAAATTAACTTACATATATGATCTCCATTTTGATCTCAATTCTAAATTAGAACCATAAGTCTAACTTTATCTCAAGATTAATCTCTTctaatttatttcaaaattaaattcgatcattttatcttaaaattaaaattgattgtTCTAAATTTTCATGCATCCTCAAGACAAAATAAGGTAAGGTAGAAACCTCATtcttatttcaaattaaaactTGATTAGTTCTAAATTTAtccaaaaaatcaaatttaaatttttaccTTCAAATCAAAGTAAATACTTTTCTCAAATGAAGGTTTGATCATATTCcaaaattcatagtttgattaatttgataCGTCGTATtgagcaaaaagaaaaaaagatgctCATATTTTGActtcaaatttatctttttctaGATTCACCTACATAtacgtgcataaatctcgaaaatgggtgttgaataagaaattttggaactaATCACAAATTgacacgtcatttactaaaataattgaatttgagattaattaaaaattaacatATGTTCCAAATTAAAATTCTGACATAACTTGGTCAATTATGATAATGTCACATGTTTTTATTATGAACGTTgaatcaagttaattattttggttaaattaaatattatttacttgcactaaagttcaattgaattcagaaataagtttaatttaatccaaatgtTAAATATGATCCATATCCACGTGGTTGAGCCCTGAGTTTGGTCCATTGACCAACTAGGCCCAAAACCATAAAAGCTCATAAAAGAATTCTAATAATAAAGGAGTTATTATTTTTAGGGTGGGAACTTTTTGACTCTCCAAAGTCTAAAAAGAATTCTCAAAGAGTTGTCTTTAAATCCTGAAGCAGACCGACCTTGAAGATTGAAGTTCCAAGTTTTCTTCTAAGGCTCAAACTTCAAAAACATCATGTACTCCGTTTCCTCAAATAAATGTAAACATCTAGCCAATAAAGAATTAGAGGATAAAAAACTGGAGATCGAAACAACATCGCATCCAATCATAAATACATCAACAAAAATTCAactccacgaattaaatttttttgaaaatttggtgTGAATAATCATTTTTCTAAATAGTTTTGAAAATGTATTATTTCAATATTAGTTAAATATTTatgacccgtgtaacaaaacaaatattccaggtttgctcTTCTATCTTTTTCTGATTTTTTAATCGTCTTCCTTtgtactcttttttttagctgcgatttcttcattttttttgtttttagatttgggtaaccaaatctagttctttctatcgtctttcttgtttttcttgcatgtctttctttttctttattttttcattcATTGCATGCATtatatcatcttttttcttttatttttttacgtttagattaggtaaccaaacCTGATGGTGtataaatcttgaaaaaattggttagtaATTTAAATTAGGataacaaaaactaaaagattgtgtataaagaatatagATTTGTGGTAGCTAAATCTaaagccaaatttaaatgatcgtataccaaattttggaaaaaagatcgtttagtgtACCAAATCGCATTACAAATATATCACGTGCATCGTTGACGAGATATTTTTGATATTCTACACGTTGAACCTCTAgaccttttttattttagaaattgttctatacaatataaattaTTTGCCGACCCCTCCCGAAAATGCAatatttaatatgaatttcCTTATATGTatagtatatgtatatataaaattagaGAGTCGAAGGCTGTTGGATCTATAGTAAAtccttttaaataatatttgatTGAAAAGGGTGAAAGTAATAACAGAAAGAAGTATGAATAAAAGGTAGCCACAAACACAAATGATTGGCCCGACCCCCAAGCAAATA encodes:
- the LOC103489984 gene encoding inositol oxygenase 1-like isoform X2, producing the protein MTVTLLVENPEFAEEKGFNEESELVLDGGFLVPYANSFGHGFRDYDAESERQEGVESFYKLNHINQTFDFVKNMRKEYGQLNRVEMSIWECCELLNDVVDESDPDLDEPQIQHLLQTAEAIRKDYPNEDWLHLTALIHDLGKVLLLPSFGGLPQWAVVGDTYPLGCAFDKSIVHHKYFVENPDYYNPAYNTKYGVYSPNCGLDNVMMSWGHDDYMYLVAKENKTTLPSAALFVIRYHSFYSLHRSDAYKHLMNEEDVENLKWLRIFNKYDLYSKSKVRVNVEKVKPYYLSLIEKYFPAKLQW
- the LOC103489984 gene encoding inositol oxygenase 1-like isoform X1, yielding MTVTLLVENPEFGVAAEEKGFNEESELVLDGGFLVPYANSFGHGFRDYDAESERQEGVESFYKLNHINQTFDFVKNMRKEYGQLNRVEMSIWECCELLNDVVDESDPDLDEPQIQHLLQTAEAIRKDYPNEDWLHLTALIHDLGKVLLLPSFGGLPQWAVVGDTYPLGCAFDKSIVHHKYFVENPDYYNPAYNTKYGVYSPNCGLDNVMMSWGHDDYMYLVAKENKTTLPSAALFVIRYHSFYSLHRSDAYKHLMNEEDVENLKWLRIFNKYDLYSKSKVRVNVEKVKPYYLSLIEKYFPAKLQW